One window of the Lepidochelys kempii isolate rLepKem1 chromosome 23, rLepKem1.hap2, whole genome shotgun sequence genome contains the following:
- the LOC140902235 gene encoding sulfotransferase 2B1-like isoform X1 codes for MEIGKSQESVKVKASPRMFKEYFQYKGISFPRLIYSEQGLREVENEFQVQDDDVFNVTYQKSGTVWMLEILSLIHSNGDPSWCRTVPNWDRGPWYETVLGLQKARSNQAPRLISSHLPVQLFAKSFFQSKAKVLYTLRNPKDVFVSLYHFAQIFRPYKEPGQLDQFLEQFLEGDVPFGSWFDHVKGWMGLRDQENFFWITYEELQQDLRGSVERICQFLGKPLEARALDGVVENASFQAMKQNKMCNFSLAPGFLLDQTQSSFLRKGIAGDWKNQLTAAQSENFDRIYREQMQGLDLSFPWDEPSPQPSPPSTNCSGPSPGGS; via the exons ATGGAAATCGGCAAATCTCAAGAAAGTGTTAAAGTGAAGGCCAG CCCCAGGATgttcaaggaatatttccagtaCAAGGGgatcagcttccccaggctgaTCTACTCGGAGCAGGGGCTGCGGGAGGTGGAGAACGAATTCCAAGTCCAGGATGATGACGTCTTTAACGTCACCTACCAGAAATCAG GGACCGTCTGGATGCTGGAGATCCTGAGCCTCATCCACAGCAATGGGGACCCCAGCTGGTGCCGCACGGTCCCTAACTGGGACCGGGGGCCCTGGTATGAGACTGTCTTGGGCCTCCAGAAGGCACGGAGCAACCAGGCACCCCGGCTCATCAGCTCCCACCTGCCCGTCCAGCTCTTCGCCAAGTCCTTCTTCCAGTCCAAGGCCAAG GTGCTGTACACATTGCGGAACCCCAAGGACGTCTTTGTCTCCCTCTACCACTTCGCCCAGATCTTCCGCCCCTACAAGGAGCCGGGGCAGCTGGACCAGTTCCTGGAGCAGTTCCTGGAGGGAGACG TGCCCTTCGGCTCCTGGTTCGACCACGTCAAGGGCTGGATGGGCCTGCGGGACCAAGAGAACTTCTTCTGGATCACCTacgaggagctgcagcag GACCTGCGGGGCAGCGTGGAGCGGATCTGCCAGTTCCTGGGCAAGCCGTTGGAGGCGCGGGCGCTGGACGGGGTGGTGGAGAACGCCTCCTTCCAGGCCATGAAGCAGAACAAGATGTGCAACTTCAGCCTGGCCCCCGGGTTCCTCCTGGACCAGACCCAGAGCTCGTTCCTGCGGAAAg GGATTGCCGGGGACTGGAAGAACCAGCTCACCGCAGCCCAGAGTGAGAATTTCGACCGGATTTACCGGGAGCAGATGCAGGGGCTTGATCTGAGCTTCCCCTGGGACGAGCcgagcccccagccctccccaccctctACCAACTGCTCAGGCCCCTCACCGGGCGGCAGCTGA
- the LOC140902235 gene encoding sulfotransferase 2B1-like isoform X2 has protein sequence MFKEYFQYKGISFPRLIYSEQGLREVENEFQVQDDDVFNVTYQKSGTVWMLEILSLIHSNGDPSWCRTVPNWDRGPWYETVLGLQKARSNQAPRLISSHLPVQLFAKSFFQSKAKVLYTLRNPKDVFVSLYHFAQIFRPYKEPGQLDQFLEQFLEGDVPFGSWFDHVKGWMGLRDQENFFWITYEELQQDLRGSVERICQFLGKPLEARALDGVVENASFQAMKQNKMCNFSLAPGFLLDQTQSSFLRKGIAGDWKNQLTAAQSENFDRIYREQMQGLDLSFPWDEPSPQPSPPSTNCSGPSPGGS, from the exons ATgttcaaggaatatttccagtaCAAGGGgatcagcttccccaggctgaTCTACTCGGAGCAGGGGCTGCGGGAGGTGGAGAACGAATTCCAAGTCCAGGATGATGACGTCTTTAACGTCACCTACCAGAAATCAG GGACCGTCTGGATGCTGGAGATCCTGAGCCTCATCCACAGCAATGGGGACCCCAGCTGGTGCCGCACGGTCCCTAACTGGGACCGGGGGCCCTGGTATGAGACTGTCTTGGGCCTCCAGAAGGCACGGAGCAACCAGGCACCCCGGCTCATCAGCTCCCACCTGCCCGTCCAGCTCTTCGCCAAGTCCTTCTTCCAGTCCAAGGCCAAG GTGCTGTACACATTGCGGAACCCCAAGGACGTCTTTGTCTCCCTCTACCACTTCGCCCAGATCTTCCGCCCCTACAAGGAGCCGGGGCAGCTGGACCAGTTCCTGGAGCAGTTCCTGGAGGGAGACG TGCCCTTCGGCTCCTGGTTCGACCACGTCAAGGGCTGGATGGGCCTGCGGGACCAAGAGAACTTCTTCTGGATCACCTacgaggagctgcagcag GACCTGCGGGGCAGCGTGGAGCGGATCTGCCAGTTCCTGGGCAAGCCGTTGGAGGCGCGGGCGCTGGACGGGGTGGTGGAGAACGCCTCCTTCCAGGCCATGAAGCAGAACAAGATGTGCAACTTCAGCCTGGCCCCCGGGTTCCTCCTGGACCAGACCCAGAGCTCGTTCCTGCGGAAAg GGATTGCCGGGGACTGGAAGAACCAGCTCACCGCAGCCCAGAGTGAGAATTTCGACCGGATTTACCGGGAGCAGATGCAGGGGCTTGATCTGAGCTTCCCCTGGGACGAGCcgagcccccagccctccccaccctctACCAACTGCTCAGGCCCCTCACCGGGCGGCAGCTGA